In Geobacillus kaustophilus, a genomic segment contains:
- a CDS encoding alpha/beta fold hydrolase: protein MKSFKSEGNGIPILFISGLFAGDWIWGDVTSYFSKTEYTIIRLREPLSAYGHKISELREMLIQFLNEFIEDKAIVIGNSLGGLLAMDLASSIPKKVAAIVVSCAPGMGSTNLGIGSPKMGSKEESKKWFGDLREKLFVNQQCVTDEQLDLVSEFFSDRRRFLNMIRLAKEADKYDAKLILPKIKCPILLLWGDQDEVSPIEHWKSSIPLNPQIQLKVIENSGHSPMMEKPKEFWKSVESFIKNVLVHHT from the coding sequence ATGAAAAGCTTTAAATCAGAAGGAAATGGAATCCCTATATTATTTATCTCTGGCTTATTTGCTGGGGATTGGATATGGGGAGATGTTACTTCATATTTTTCTAAAACCGAATACACTATTATTCGTCTACGGGAGCCACTTTCTGCTTATGGCCATAAAATTAGTGAGTTGCGTGAAATGTTAATCCAATTTTTGAATGAGTTCATTGAAGATAAAGCAATTGTTATAGGTAATTCTTTAGGTGGCTTGCTTGCTATGGATTTAGCTTCATCAATCCCGAAAAAAGTGGCCGCAATTGTCGTCAGTTGCGCGCCAGGTATGGGGAGCACTAATCTTGGGATTGGATCTCCCAAAATGGGAAGCAAGGAAGAAAGTAAAAAATGGTTTGGTGATTTAAGAGAGAAGTTGTTTGTAAATCAACAGTGCGTCACTGATGAGCAACTAGATCTTGTTTCTGAGTTTTTTAGTGACAGACGTCGTTTCCTAAATATGATTCGATTAGCTAAGGAAGCAGATAAATATGACGCTAAATTAATTTTGCCGAAGATAAAGTGTCCAATATTACTATTATGGGGAGATCAAGACGAAGTTTCACCAATTGAACATTGGAAAAGTTCAATTCCTCTCAATCCACAGATACAACTAAAGGTTATTGAAAATAGTGGCCATAGTCCGATGATGGAAAAACCTAAAGAGTTTTGGAAATCTGTAGAGAGTTTTATAAAGAATGTATTAGTACATCATACGTAA
- a CDS encoding TetR/AcrR family transcriptional regulator produces the protein MTGKTERYQEILTVARSVLAEKGFDDTKVSEIAEVAGVAKGTFYIYFPSKLDLVLALVREMQGKILSEAEKVIDLKTNYFEKLVQVIKTAFIVMESYRDVFPIFNAVSAFKTEQWKAEKEIRVPYYNFLKSLIENGQKSGEFHCDLNAEMTAILIVGMVEHVAHDCFVYHSDYCIDDYLHTIDSLLRKALKG, from the coding sequence ATGACTGGAAAAACTGAACGTTATCAAGAAATTTTAACTGTTGCAAGGAGTGTTTTGGCGGAGAAAGGGTTCGATGATACAAAAGTGTCTGAAATAGCTGAAGTGGCGGGTGTTGCAAAAGGTACTTTTTATATATACTTTCCTTCTAAATTAGACTTAGTTCTCGCCTTAGTGCGTGAAATGCAGGGGAAAATACTTTCTGAAGCTGAAAAAGTAATTGACTTGAAGACAAATTATTTTGAAAAGCTTGTCCAAGTGATTAAAACGGCATTTATTGTAATGGAAAGTTACCGTGATGTTTTTCCGATATTTAATGCAGTTAGCGCATTTAAGACCGAACAGTGGAAAGCAGAAAAAGAAATTCGGGTTCCCTACTATAATTTCCTAAAAAGCCTAATCGAAAATGGTCAAAAATCAGGTGAGTTTCACTGCGATTTGAATGCTGAAATGACTGCCATACTAATTGTTGGTATGGTGGAACATGTAGCGCATGACTGTTTTGTTTACCATTCAGATTACTGTATAGATGACTATCTTCATACGATTGATTCGTTGTTGAGAAAGGCACTAAAAGGGTGA